The genomic DNA AAATCTGCAACAACATGCTGCTGGCCATCCACATGATCGGCACTGCCGAAGCCCTGCAGATGGGCGCCGACCACGGCCTGGCCCCGGCAGTCCTCTCCGAGATCATGAAAGCCAGCTCCGGCGACAATTGGTCCCTGGACAAGTACAACCCCTGGCCCGGCGTCATGGAAAACGTCCCGTCTTCCAAAGACTACGAAGGCGGCTTCGCAGTGAAGCTGATGAACAAGGACCTGGGCCTGGCCCTGCAAGCCGCCCTCAGCACCCAATCCGCTACCCCCATGGGCAATCTGGCAAAAAGCCTCTATGCGGCCCATGGAAACCATGGCTACTCCGAGAAAGACTTTTCCAGTATCCAGCGATTTTTTCGCCACAAGGAGTAAAGCAGTTAACAGTTAACAGTGAATAGTTAACAGCGCGCGAGAGAGCGTCACTCCAACTGAAATGAAAAAGGCCGCGCCCAAATCCGGGTGCGGCCTTTTTTTGTTTTTGCTGTTAACTGTTCACTATTCACTGTTAACTATCGTCCGCTTGCCAAAGCCGATCCGGTTCATGCGCCAGAAACCGCGGGCGCCGTTTCTTCGCCGCGAAAGGTTCCACACAGGTGTTGTCGCGTCGGTTGAACACGAAGAACACATTGCTGCGCGGGTCCGGTGACATGTTGGCGTTGGAGCCGTGAAGGGTGTTGCAGTCAAACAGCAGCAGGCTGCCCGCCGGGCCGGTGGGGGCCTCGATGCCATAGCGGTCTATCATTTCTGTCAGCGCTTGTTCTGACGGCACACCGATCTGCTGGGTTTTCAGTGATTGCTTGTGGTGCTCGTCCGGCGTGGGCCCCACACAGGGAATAAAGTGTTTGTGGGACCCGGGGATCAGCATCAGTGGTCCGTTGAAGGGGTGATTGTCAGTCAGAATAATGGAGGCACTCACCGCATGCATGGCCGGCATGCCGTCTTCCGCATGCCAGGTTTCAAAATCGGAATGCCAGTTGAATCCCTTGCCCTTGAAGCCCGGCTTGTAATTGATACGGGACTGGTGCACATAGTGCCCACCACCGAGGATCTGCTCCACCCGTTGGGTAAGGCGTGGATCGCGGGCCAGGCGCTGGAATGCCCGGTGCAGAAAATGTACGGCAAACACAGACCTTATATCCTGACTACCCGGTTCGGTGATCGTGAAGGGTTTGTCCCGGTAGTCCTCTCGATTGAGCAGCTCGCTCATTGCCTCGGTCAGCGTGGCCACCTCGTCAGGCGCCAGAAAACCGGGTTCGAAAAGAAAGCCATTTTTGTCAAAACGATCAAGTTGTTGTTCGGTCAGTGGGCCGGGCAGGTGGCGGCCTTTTACCGTGTGCTCCCGGCGCTCGCGCCAGGGTTGTTCCGGGTGCTGCTGCAGCCGGGTGGGGTAGGGGTCGGCCTGCATCGGGGCCGGGCAAGTCAGATTCTGCGCTGACATCAAATCACCTCCGCGATCTAATCCACAGTTCAGAAACAGCCTGCAATAAGCCGTCTACGTTACACATCTCCAGTCATGGACCAGACAGGCGCACAGCCGCCGTCAGACCAAGAGGCAGAGCCACTGGCTGTCGGTGTGTCGGGTCAGGTCCGTTATTCAAGTGACCGGCGGAATCGCCGGCGACGGTGAAGATAAGGATTAGGCGTGAATTTTCAAGAGCGGGCGGTGATCTGGTCGGACAGTATCGCGCTATCCATGCCTCACGCCTGCAAAGGCATCCGGTGAGCAGCACATGGCCGCTCACCGGTGTCATGGTCAGGCAATATTGTTGATGCGCGGACCTTCGCGGAACAACTGGTCCAGCTCACCCTGATAGTAGGCTTCCACCCGCGGGTTCATCACGCTTTTCCACCCCTGGCCCGGCGTCATGGAAAACGTCCCGTCATCCAAAGACTACGAAGGCGGCTTCGCAGTGAAGCTGATGAACAAGGACCTGGGCCTGGCCCTGCCTGCAAGCCGCCCTCAGCACCCAATCCCCATGGGCACCCATGGGCAATCTGGCCAAATCCCTCTATGCAGCCCATGGAAACCATGGCTACTCCGAGAAAGACTTTTCCAGTATCCAGCGATTTTTTCGCCACAAGGAGTAGGGCAGTTAAGAGTTAACAGTTAACAGCGCGCGCGAGAGCGTCACTCTAGTTGAAATGATAAAGGCCGCGCCCAAATCCGGGTGCGGCCTTTTTTGTTTTCGCTGTTAACTGTTCACTATTCACTGTTAACTGTCATCTTCTTGCCAAAGCCGATCCGGCTCATGCCCAAGAAACCGCGGGCGCCGTTTCTTCGCCGCAAAAGGTTCCACACAGGCGTTGTCACGCCGATTGAACACGAAGAACACATTGCTGCGCGGGTCCGGTGACATGTTGGCGTTGGAGCCGTGAAGGGTGTTGCAGTCAAACAGCAGTAGGCTGCCCGCCGGTCCGGTGGGGGCCTCGATGCCA from Alcanivorax sp. includes the following:
- the thpD gene encoding ectoine hydroxylase — translated: MSAQNLTCPAPMQADPYPTRLQQHPEQPWRERREHTVKGRHLPGPLTEQQLDRFDKNGFLFEPGFLAPDEVATLTEAMSELLNREDYRDKPFTITEPGSQDIRSVFAVHFLHRAFQRLARDPRLTQRVEQILGGGHYVHQSRINYKPGFKGKGFNWHSDFETWHAEDGMPAMHAVSASIILTDNHPFNGPLMLIPGSHKHFIPCVGPTPDEHHKQSLKTQQIGVPSEQALTEMIDRYGIEAPTGPAGSLLLFDCNTLHGSNANMSPDPRSNVFFVFNRRDNTCVEPFAAKKRRPRFLAHEPDRLWQADDS